A genomic window from Myotis daubentonii chromosome 4, mMyoDau2.1, whole genome shotgun sequence includes:
- the SAP25 gene encoding histone deacetylase complex subunit SAP25 isoform X4, producing MLPWPLPRWDAGEEQAPEEQGPSPFGDPGKVRNSGGKAPGEPGAPPQDSPQVRAPRPSWTRRGQRRAPPRAGLVAQQHPGPPVPLFPQMAWGVAPSRMTLLAPWDPNYEAKACSQLVWGPSCASGASFSSRTLCHPSFWPLYEAASGRDRRPLTSATVRQNGEQAPRDADPLLPPGQRVPLYLPEAPQQVMGSLKLLLPPPIMSPQVCPTRSPGCCTTWLSGPELIALTGLLQMSQGEPRPSSTGSSAAPTPPSDPLDPVSDHAGPSGSHCTDPSLRQTPETNCP from the exons ATGTTGCCCTGGCCCCTTCCACGGTGGGACGCCGGCGAGGAGCAGGCGCCGGAGGAACAGGGCCCCTCACCGTTCGGTGACCCCGGCAAGGTTCGGAACTCTGGAGGGAAAGCCCCGGGGGAGCCAGGTGCCCCCCCACAGGACAG cccccaggtCCGGGCCCCAAGGCCTTCCTGGACCCGGAGAGGACAGCGGCGGGCCCCGCCCCGCGCAGGCCTGGTAGCCCAGCAGCACCCGGGACCCCCAG ttcccctttttccccagaTGGCCTGGGGGGTGGCCCCTTCGAGAATGACCCTGCTGGCACCATGGGACCCCAACTATGAGGCTAAAGCCTGTTCTCAGCTGGTGTGG GGACCCAGCTGTGCTTCCGGTGCCTCTTTCTCAAGCCGGACTTTGTGTCATCCCTCCTTCTGGCCGCTGTACGAGGCAGCCTCAGGCAGGGACCGCAGACCCCTGACTTCTGCAACAGTGCGTCAGAATGGCGAGCAGGCACCCAGGGATGCAG accctctgctgccccctgggCAGCGTGTTCCCTTGTACCTGCCTGAAGCCCCCCAGCAG gTGATGGGCTCTCTGAagctgctgctcccaccccctatCATGTCCCCCCAGGTCTGCCCCACCCGGTCCCCTGGCTGCTGCACCACCTGGCTCAGTGGGCCTGAGCTGATCGCCCTCACTGGCCTCCTGCAGATGAGCCAGGGGGAGCCAAGACCTAGCTCCACGGGTTCCTCGGCAGCTCCCACCCCCCCTTCTGATCCCCTAGACCCCGTTTCTGATCATGCAGGCCCCAGTGGTTCTCACTGCACTGACCCATCTCTCCGACAGACCCCAGAAACCAATTGTCCATAG
- the SAP25 gene encoding histone deacetylase complex subunit SAP25 isoform X3, with amino-acid sequence MLPWPLPRWDAGEEQAPEEQGPSPFGDPGKVRNSGGKAPGEPGAPPQDSPQVRAPRPSWTRRGQRRAPPRAGLVAQQHPGPPVPLFPQMAWGVAPSRMTLLAPWDPNYEAKACSQLVWGPSCASGASFSSRTLCHPSFWPLYEAASGRDRRPLTSATVRQNGEQAPRDAGFPVMCCEDVFLSDPLLPPGQRVPLYLPEAPQQVMGSLKLLLPPPIMSPQVCPTRSPGCCTTWLSGPELIALTGLLQMSQGEPRPSSTGSSAAPTPPSDPLDPVSDHAGPSGSHCTDPSLRQTPETNCP; translated from the exons ATGTTGCCCTGGCCCCTTCCACGGTGGGACGCCGGCGAGGAGCAGGCGCCGGAGGAACAGGGCCCCTCACCGTTCGGTGACCCCGGCAAGGTTCGGAACTCTGGAGGGAAAGCCCCGGGGGAGCCAGGTGCCCCCCCACAGGACAG cccccaggtCCGGGCCCCAAGGCCTTCCTGGACCCGGAGAGGACAGCGGCGGGCCCCGCCCCGCGCAGGCCTGGTAGCCCAGCAGCACCCGGGACCCCCAG ttcccctttttccccagaTGGCCTGGGGGGTGGCCCCTTCGAGAATGACCCTGCTGGCACCATGGGACCCCAACTATGAGGCTAAAGCCTGTTCTCAGCTGGTGTGG GGACCCAGCTGTGCTTCCGGTGCCTCTTTCTCAAGCCGGACTTTGTGTCATCCCTCCTTCTGGCCGCTGTACGAGGCAGCCTCAGGCAGGGACCGCAGACCCCTGACTTCTGCAACAGTGCGTCAGAATGGCGAGCAGGCACCCAGGGATGCAG GATTCCCGGTGATGTGCTGTGAAGATGTCTTTCTTTCAGaccctctgctgccccctgggCAGCGTGTTCCCTTGTACCTGCCTGAAGCCCCCCAGCAG gTGATGGGCTCTCTGAagctgctgctcccaccccctatCATGTCCCCCCAGGTCTGCCCCACCCGGTCCCCTGGCTGCTGCACCACCTGGCTCAGTGGGCCTGAGCTGATCGCCCTCACTGGCCTCCTGCAGATGAGCCAGGGGGAGCCAAGACCTAGCTCCACGGGTTCCTCGGCAGCTCCCACCCCCCCTTCTGATCCCCTAGACCCCGTTTCTGATCATGCAGGCCCCAGTGGTTCTCACTGCACTGACCCATCTCTCCGACAGACCCCAGAAACCAATTGTCCATAG
- the SAP25 gene encoding histone deacetylase complex subunit SAP25 isoform X1 has product MLPWPLPRWDAGEEQAPEEQGPSPFGDPGKVRNSGGKAPGEPGAPPQDSPQVRAPRPSWTRRGQRRAPPRAGLVAQQHPGPPVPLFPQMAWGVAPSRMTLLAPWDPNYEAKACSQLVWGPSCASGASFSSRTLCHPSFWPLYEAASGRDRRPLTSATVRQNGEQAPRDAGFPVMCCEDVFLSDPLLPPGQRVPLYLPEAPQQVGTFLPWPFLSLPAGLGRRHFPLFSPQVMGSLKLLLPPPIMSPQVCPTRSPGCCTTWLSGPELIALTGLLQMSQGEPRPSSTGSSAAPTPPSDPLDPVSDHAGPSGSHCTDPSLRQTPETNCP; this is encoded by the exons ATGTTGCCCTGGCCCCTTCCACGGTGGGACGCCGGCGAGGAGCAGGCGCCGGAGGAACAGGGCCCCTCACCGTTCGGTGACCCCGGCAAGGTTCGGAACTCTGGAGGGAAAGCCCCGGGGGAGCCAGGTGCCCCCCCACAGGACAG cccccaggtCCGGGCCCCAAGGCCTTCCTGGACCCGGAGAGGACAGCGGCGGGCCCCGCCCCGCGCAGGCCTGGTAGCCCAGCAGCACCCGGGACCCCCAG ttcccctttttccccagaTGGCCTGGGGGGTGGCCCCTTCGAGAATGACCCTGCTGGCACCATGGGACCCCAACTATGAGGCTAAAGCCTGTTCTCAGCTGGTGTGG GGACCCAGCTGTGCTTCCGGTGCCTCTTTCTCAAGCCGGACTTTGTGTCATCCCTCCTTCTGGCCGCTGTACGAGGCAGCCTCAGGCAGGGACCGCAGACCCCTGACTTCTGCAACAGTGCGTCAGAATGGCGAGCAGGCACCCAGGGATGCAG GATTCCCGGTGATGTGCTGTGAAGATGTCTTTCTTTCAGaccctctgctgccccctgggCAGCGTGTTCCCTTGTACCTGCCTGAAGCCCCCCAGCAGGTGGGTACTTTCCTGCCCTGGCCTTTTctcagcctccctgcagggcttgggaggAGAcacttccctctcttctctcctcaggTGATGGGCTCTCTGAagctgctgctcccaccccctatCATGTCCCCCCAGGTCTGCCCCACCCGGTCCCCTGGCTGCTGCACCACCTGGCTCAGTGGGCCTGAGCTGATCGCCCTCACTGGCCTCCTGCAGATGAGCCAGGGGGAGCCAAGACCTAGCTCCACGGGTTCCTCGGCAGCTCCCACCCCCCCTTCTGATCCCCTAGACCCCGTTTCTGATCATGCAGGCCCCAGTGGTTCTCACTGCACTGACCCATCTCTCCGACAGACCCCAGAAACCAATTGTCCATAG
- the SAP25 gene encoding histone deacetylase complex subunit SAP25 isoform X2, which yields MLPWPLPRWDAGEEQAPEEQGPSPFGDPGKVRNSGGKAPGEPGAPPQDSPQVRAPRPSWTRRGQRRAPPRAGLVAQQHPGPPVPLFPQMAWGVAPSRMTLLAPWDPNYEAKACSQLVWGPSCASGASFSSRTLCHPSFWPLYEAASGRDRRPLTSATVRQNGEQAPRDADPLLPPGQRVPLYLPEAPQQVGTFLPWPFLSLPAGLGRRHFPLFSPQVMGSLKLLLPPPIMSPQVCPTRSPGCCTTWLSGPELIALTGLLQMSQGEPRPSSTGSSAAPTPPSDPLDPVSDHAGPSGSHCTDPSLRQTPETNCP from the exons ATGTTGCCCTGGCCCCTTCCACGGTGGGACGCCGGCGAGGAGCAGGCGCCGGAGGAACAGGGCCCCTCACCGTTCGGTGACCCCGGCAAGGTTCGGAACTCTGGAGGGAAAGCCCCGGGGGAGCCAGGTGCCCCCCCACAGGACAG cccccaggtCCGGGCCCCAAGGCCTTCCTGGACCCGGAGAGGACAGCGGCGGGCCCCGCCCCGCGCAGGCCTGGTAGCCCAGCAGCACCCGGGACCCCCAG ttcccctttttccccagaTGGCCTGGGGGGTGGCCCCTTCGAGAATGACCCTGCTGGCACCATGGGACCCCAACTATGAGGCTAAAGCCTGTTCTCAGCTGGTGTGG GGACCCAGCTGTGCTTCCGGTGCCTCTTTCTCAAGCCGGACTTTGTGTCATCCCTCCTTCTGGCCGCTGTACGAGGCAGCCTCAGGCAGGGACCGCAGACCCCTGACTTCTGCAACAGTGCGTCAGAATGGCGAGCAGGCACCCAGGGATGCAG accctctgctgccccctgggCAGCGTGTTCCCTTGTACCTGCCTGAAGCCCCCCAGCAGGTGGGTACTTTCCTGCCCTGGCCTTTTctcagcctccctgcagggcttgggaggAGAcacttccctctcttctctcctcaggTGATGGGCTCTCTGAagctgctgctcccaccccctatCATGTCCCCCCAGGTCTGCCCCACCCGGTCCCCTGGCTGCTGCACCACCTGGCTCAGTGGGCCTGAGCTGATCGCCCTCACTGGCCTCCTGCAGATGAGCCAGGGGGAGCCAAGACCTAGCTCCACGGGTTCCTCGGCAGCTCCCACCCCCCCTTCTGATCCCCTAGACCCCGTTTCTGATCATGCAGGCCCCAGTGGTTCTCACTGCACTGACCCATCTCTCCGACAGACCCCAGAAACCAATTGTCCATAG